A single region of the Thunnus maccoyii chromosome 10, fThuMac1.1, whole genome shotgun sequence genome encodes:
- the wu:fj39g12 gene encoding C-type natriuretic peptide-like — protein MLCPVLLCATLLLLTPLEITEARALHPSPDAVQFMEQFLERYNDLLTLDDLENLLNSQPEEQSTLSSGVKAPEYPKWADVQTQPETPWVRLLKGALANQKRAEPDRSRRGWNRGCFGLKLDRIGSMSGLGC, from the exons ATGCTGTGTCCTGTGCTACTTTGTGCCACTCTGCTCCTCCTGACTCCTCTGGAGATCACAGAGGCTCGCGCTCTGCACCCTTCTCCGGATGCTGTGCAG TTTATGGAGCAGTTTCTAGAGCGCTATAATGACCTTTTGACCCTGGATGACCTGGAGAACCTGTTGAACAGCCAACCAGAGGAGCAATCCACCTTGTCGTCTGGGGTCAAAGCGCCCGAGTACCCCAAATGGGCTGACGTACAAACACAGCCTGAGACCCCCTGGGTGCGCCTGCTGAAGGGAGCCCTGGCCAACCAGAAGCGAGCAGAACCAGACCGCTCACGGAGGGGATGGAACAGAGGATGCTTTGGCCTGAAACTGGACCGGATCGGGTCCATGAGCGGACTGGGTTGTTAG